The following proteins are encoded in a genomic region of Solea senegalensis isolate Sse05_10M linkage group LG5, IFAPA_SoseM_1, whole genome shotgun sequence:
- the LOC122769796 gene encoding histone H1-like, producing the protein MSSAGIGSPSEAQAKSPRQRSRPTQKKTCPALSALILNAVAAERGSVSLPALKNALKAGGYDVTKNNARILTCIRRLVGNKCLLQTKGTGASGSFKKAPTPLKKVVKKKKAKKVKKASTKKETAGCTAVAKKSPKKKRRAESPKKVKKATAPKVKKAKSPKKPTAAKAKKAKKAKSPKKPKLVVQSRTRSAVRK; encoded by the coding sequence ATGTCTTCTGCTGGGATTGGTTCACCTTCAGAGGCTCAGGCCAAATCTCCAAGGCAGAGAAGCAGGCCTACGCAGAAGAAGACCTGTCCCGCGTTGTCTGCCCTGATACTGAATGCTGTGGCCGCAGAGCGTGGGAGTGTGTCCCTGCCAGCACTGAAGAACGCTCTTAAAGCTGGAGGATACGACGTGACTAAGAACAATGCCAGAATCCTCACCTGCATCAGACGCTTGGTGGGCAACAAATGCCTGCTTCAGACCAAGGGCACTGGAGCCTCGGGCTCCTTCAAGAAGGCCCCCACACCTCTGAAGAAGGtggtgaaaaagaagaaggcgAAAAAGGTCAAGAAGGCCAGCACCAAGAAAGAAACTGCCGGTTGCACTGCGGTGGCCAAGAAGTCaccgaagaagaagaggagggcaGAGAGTCCAAAGAAAGTCAAGAAGGCAACTGCGCCCAAAGTAAAGAAGGCAAAGAGCCCCAAGAAGCCAACGGCAGCCAAGGCAAAGAAAGCAAAGAAGGCAAAGAGCCCCAAGAAGCCCAAGCTAGTGGTGCAGTCAAGGACCAGGTCTGCTGTCAGAAAGTGA
- the mpeg1.1 gene encoding macrophage expressed 1, tandem duplicate 1: MKITVLLLALSLLHVSTPVPVSRPTNWLRQCRASTNLSITALEVLPGGGWDNLRNMDMGRVMNLSYFQCQTTEDGVYLIPDEVFVIPHKETGVETSSELISSWLEQKSSTSQSINADISFFSVLNGKFSIESQRMKTHQVRDSATTARVQVRNFIYTVKAFPDFTLDTRFAQQAKEIADAIENNQTRNADYLSERMVLDYGTHVITSVDAGASLIEEDYLTSSYVSDSVSQSVSVKTMAGLNFFDKVKFDISSQNTQQSSVLQTYQSNIQYSLTQSHGGTPFYPGITLKTWQESTRNNLVAIDRAGFPLQYFISAKTFPDLPQPTVGKVALKVSQAVELYYKVNTRPGCVDVSSQNFNFQANVDDDSCNGPATNLSFGGVYQVCTQLSSDAGPLCDALAQKNPETGDFSCRSPYVATLLRSEVRQQGYNAHQCYKHKYSCGFLWLSTCYRLVCQDNYYVRSARIDTYWCSVSGKAPDNSGYLFGGIYSPSLLNPITKAKSCPANFIPQKFLSDGQVICVSNDYEGGTKNAVPFGGLFSCQSSNPLAGGQRRCPPKFSQHLASVSDGCEILYCVQSGLFTGGQLLPVHLPPFTKPPVINMQSTNTVLVMTEGEKSWVRVGQTKMWKLAKPEEIQDIVRKLNPELNELSPGGKAGVAFGVMGLMALLVIGAVLLMRRRRGQQLWSGLGAAQGYEAIRGEDECDGRETETQQNVA, encoded by the exons ATGAAGATCACAGTGCTGCTCCTggctctctccctccttcacgTCTCCACTCCTGTCCCGGTCAGCCGACCGACCAACTGGCTCAGACAATGCCGTGCCTCCACCAACCTCTCCATCACGGCACTGGAGGTGCTGCCCGGTGGAGGCTGGGACAACCTCCGGAACATGGACATGGGTCGGGTCATGAACCTCAGCTACTTCCAGTGCCAGACCACCGAGGACGGGGTCTACCTCATCCCAGACGAGGTGTTTGTGATTCCCCACAAGGAGACGGGTGTGGAGACCAGCTCTGAGTTAATCAGCTCCTGGCTGGAGCAGAAAAGCTCCACATCTCAGAGCATCAATGCAGACATATCTTTCTTCTCTGTGCTGAACGGCAAATTTTCAATTGAGAGCCAGAGGATGAAAACCCATCAGGTCCGAGACTCTGCGACTACAGCCAGAGTCCAG GTTCGCAACTTCATCTACACCGTTAAGGCTTTTCCAGACTTCACCCTGGACACACGCTTTGCCCAACAAGCCAAAGAGATTGCAGACGCGATTGAAAACAACCAGACAAGAAATGCAGACTATCTCTCAGAGAGAATGGTGTTGGACTACGGGACTCATGTTATCACTAGTGTTGACGCCGGGGCCTCATTGATAGAGGAAGACTATCTCACTTCTTCTTATGTGTCCGACAGCGTATCACAAAGTGTGTCTGTCAAAACAATGGCTGGCTTGAACTTTTTCGACAAAGTCAAGTTTGACATAAGCAGTCAGAACACCCAACAGAGCTCAGTACTTCAAACCTATCAGTCCAACATTCAGTACTCGCTCACCCAAAGCCACGGAGGCACACCCTTCTATCCTGGCATCACTCTGAAGACGTGGCAGGAAAGCACCAGGAACAACCTTGTGGCAATTGATCGCGCTGGATTTCCCCTCCAATACTTTATCAGTGCCAAGACCTTCCCCGATCTGCCACAGCCCACAGTTGGAAAGGTGGCTCTTAAAGTGAGTCAAGCCGTAGAGCTATACTACAAGGTCAACACCCGGCCTGGCTGCGTCGACGTCAGCTCCCAGAACTTTAACTTCCAGGCCAACGTCGACGATGATTCTTGCAACGGCCCTGCGACAAACCTCAGTTTTGGAGGCGTCTATCAAGTCTGTACTCAGCTGAGCTCAGACGCGGGTCCCCTGTGTGACGCTTTGGCTCAGAAAAACCCCGAAACGGGTGACTTCTCATGTCGTTCACCGTACGTGGCGACTTTATTGAGATCAGAGGTGAGACAGCAGGGCTACAACGCGCACCAGTGCTACAAGCATAAGTATTCCTGTGGATTTCTGTGGCTGTCCACTTGTTATAGATTAGTGTGTCAGGACAACTACTACGTTCGCTCAGCTCGCATCGACACCTACTGGTGCTCTGTGAGCGGAAAGGCCCCGGACAACTCGGGTTATCTGTTTGGAGGCATCTACAGCCCGTCTCTGCTGAACCCCATCACCAAAGCCAAGAGTTGCCCCGCGAACTTCATCCCGCAGAAGTTTCTCTCCGACGGCCAAGTGATCTGCGTGAGCAACGACTACGAGGGCGGAACCAAAAATGCAGTGCCATTTGGAGGCCTCTTCAGCTGTCAGTCAAGCAACCCGCTGGCAGGAGGCCAACGCCGCTGCCCTCCCAAGTTCAGTCAGCACCTCGCTTCAGTGAGTGACGGCTGTGAAATCCTTTACTGTGTCCAGTCAGGATTGTTCACAGGTGGGCAGCTGCTGCCGGTCCATCTGCCTCCCTTCACCAAACCGCCCGTCATCAACATGCAATCCACCAACACTGTACTGGTGATGACGGAGGGAGAAAAGAGCTGGGTCAGAGTGGGACAGACCAAGATGTGGAAACTGGCCAAACCAGAGGAAATACAGGACATTGTGCGCAAGCTCAACCCAGAATTGAACGAGCTGTCCCCCGGAGGAAAGGCAGGAGTGGCCTTTGGGGTGATGGGTTTGATGGCGCTGCTGGTCATCGGGGCAGTGCtcctgatgaggaggaggagggggcagcAGCTGTGGTCTGGGTTAGGGGCAGCTCAAGGCTACGAGGCAATACGTGGAGAGGATGAGTGCGATggcagagagacggagacacagCAAAATGTGGcttga
- the prf1.5 gene encoding perforin 1.5, translating into MQAGGHRRSDFTLFTLALPVMLVVCGVRGCRIGSGSACEKAPLVPGHNLAGEGFDVVRMRRTGAYVINVKAHLADNHTCTLCPNRFQNGQIQRLPAAVLDWRPFSRCSKQLSSALHHSVESLLRSSNSLVNNNWNLGLSLDKYGTAVLGGSRSDLAKFAHSQHSVDKATFAIHEISCTYYSYRLADHPQLSAEFTKHLKRLPQSLNTSQSRALYRRLINTYGTHYIYQVQLGGKVRRITAFRTCLATLKGFSESEINNCLNAELRIALGFIPANASFSNKCESLLKGNMSMGFYQGFMTHKIEVIGGEKYFPDILYQQDPSDAYYSWMNSLHDNPDVVSYAISPLHHLVEDLQVSDNLRSVITDYIKENQLQEQSASKNCSPTPNLDHNCCPLRAGRGNLRLEIHRAAGMKADTFTKTDAYVKIFYNGKYEETDTVMDDNNPVWNATYDFGSVELGQELRFEVWDRDVLYNDMAGICVTFPERGTHSLSCQLSKGVLYFTYSTKCDAHLTGFRCGRYSPNAE; encoded by the exons ATGCAAGCAGGAGGACATCGACGGAGCGACTTCACTCTGTTTACACTGGCTCTGCCGGTTATGCTGGTCGTCTGTGGAGTCCGGGGCTGTCGCATTGGCTCTGGGTCAGCGTGTGAGAAAGCTCCTCTTGTCCCAGGCCACAATCTGGCAGGAGAGGGTTTTGACGTGGTGCGGATGCGTCGAACGGGGGCGTATGTCATCAATGTCAAAGCTCATCTCGCCGACAACCACACGTGCACACTGTGTCCAAACCGTTTCCAAAATGGacag ATTCAGAGGCTCCCGGCCGCAGTGCTGGACTGGCGTCCCTTCAGCCGCTGCAGTAAGCAGCTCTCTAGTGCCCTTCACCACTCTGTGGAGTCTCTGCTGCGCAGCTCCAACTCCCTGGTCAACAACAACTGGAACCTGGGGTTGAGTCTGGATAAATATGGCACGGCAGTGCTCGGAGGAAGCCGATCGGACTTGGCAAAGTTTGCTCACTCGCAGCACAGCGTGGACAAGGCCACTTTTGCTATCCATGAAATCAGTTGCACCTACTACAG ctACAGACTGGCCGACCACCCCCAGCTGAGCGCAGAGTTCACAAAACATCTGAAGAGACTCCCACAGAGTTTAAACACAAGCCAGAGCAGAGCGCTGTACAGGCGGCTGATAAACACCTATGGAACACACTACATATACCAG GTCCAGCTCGGTGGTAAGGTGAGGCGGATCACCGCGTTCAGGACCTGCCTGGCGACACTGAAGGGTTTCTCCGAGTCTGAAATCAACAACTGCCTGAACGCTGAACTCCGAATAGCTCTGGGTTTCATCCCCGCGAACGCATCCTTCTCCAACAAGTGTGAATCCCTCCTGAAGGGCAACATGAGCATGGGCTTCTACCAAGGCTTCATGACTCATAAAATTGAAGTCATTGGAGGCGAGAAGTACTTTCCAGACATCCTCTACCAGCAGGACCCATCAGACGCATACTACAGCTGGATGAACAGCCTCCACGACAACCCCGATGTGGTTTCTTACGCCATCTCCCCTCTGCACCACTTGGTGGAGGACTTGCAGGTCAGTGATAATCTGAGAAGCGTCATTACAGATTACATTAAGgagaaccagctgcaggaaCAGTCTGCCTCCAAGAACTGTTCCCCAACTCCCAATCTGGATCACAACTGCTGTCCTTTAAGGGCAGGCAGAGGGAACCTGAGACTGGAGATCCACAGAGCTGCAGGTATGAAGGCAGACACCTTCACAAAAACagatgcctatgtgaaaatCTTCTACAACGGCAAGTACGAGGAGACCGACACGGTGATGGACGATAACAACCCAGTGTGGAATGCTACTTATGACTTTGGTTCAGTCGAGTTGGGCCAGGAGTTGAGGTTTGAAGTCTGGGACAGGGATGTGCTCTATAATGACATGGCAGGGATATGTGTTACGTTTCCCGAGAGAGGAACTCACTCGCTGAGCTGTCAACTGAGCAAAGGAGTTCTCTACTTCACCTACTCCACAAAATGCGACGCTCACCTGACAGGCTTCAGGTGTGGACGGTACTCCCCCAATGCGGAATAA
- the smarcad1a gene encoding SWI/SNF-related matrix-associated actin-dependent regulator of chromatin subfamily A containing DEAD/H box 1A isoform X2 produces the protein MKSVRGPPKPRGVVFEEVDIEDDEVPSEPKTKLTQLASKRKFKNPVVKSSNKVSHHVDDEDSELEAKIDRLLEMFPQLRRAELLEVIEDTSTMDGAVAACLLKFGDKGEEQSRKRKVDGSGSSQDSGVAQPSKKRKSSVASADNDDDDDDDDDEDEDDDEDKEPSWEKREAMVKRLQKKFPDQDKEELRLVLQEHNWNAEEALQVLQMFSEPDNSSFSSPESEEEKSSKSKSKDKSSRKHKELGQHKDHRHGVGRNDPGHSNELEPLSESDFNSGDDTETTKDSEDESDQNESKGFKNNNRCSTQTTWLETSSHSVSSSSSVKNISTSAKPSSSSANMLSRFASGTSIAKTQAAESKRKARASHEHVIISEGEDDDEEDTVSSEFDDSDNEPDSESAMTEIKREVLKFFQDASTDELSLISGCSVKKAQKIVELRPFDSWKALAEVFHKDNGLSEDLLLGCRLVLKERKVVLGLMSKCETISSKMVQRVTRVMETGSGVAKQPSLLNSQLQMKPYQLIGLKWLLLLHEHKLSAILADEMGLGKTIQAIAFLAQLYENGIEGPHLITVPSSTLDNWVRELKLWCPTLGVLVYYGSVEDRRYLRYDILSGKTDFNVIVTTYNLAIGNDNDRSLFRKLNLKYAVFDEGHMLKNMNTLRYRHLMAINAEHRLLLTGTPLQNNLLELISLLNFIMPSMFSSSTTQLSKMFSMKSHEESRFERDRISQAKLIMKPFILRRVKSEVLKQLPVKEEKVEFCSMSEKQQVLYDSLFKKLKDSTSGANRELCNVMMQLRKMANHPLLHRQYYTTDKLKAMSKLMLKEPTHNDADAALIQEDMEVMSDFELHRLCQQYYSITSYQLDTELLLDSGKFHYLTELLGSLKNKGDRVVLFSQFTMMLDIVEVLLRHLKHRYVRLDGSTPIADRIVLIDEFNTDPDIFVFLLSTRAGGLGINLTSANVVILHDIDCNPYNDKQAEDRCHRVGQSRTVKVIKLISKDSIEDCILQLGQKKLKLEKDMTATDQDGQATITEDMASLLKASLGL, from the exons ATGAAATCTGTCAGAGGCCCACCGAAGCCCAGAGGAGTAGTTTTTGAGGAAGTTGACATAGAGGATGATGAGGTCCCCTCAGAACCAAAGACTAAATTGACTCAATTAGCCTCCAAAAGGAAATTCAA GAATCCAGTTGTGAAATCATCAAATAAGGTATCGCATCATgtggatgatgaggacagtgaaTTGGAGGCTAAGATTGACAGGCTTCTCGAGATGTTTCCTCAGTTAAGGAGGGCAGAGCTTCTAGAG GTCATTGAAGACACAAGCACAATGGATGGAGCCGTAGCTGCCTGTCTTTTGAAGTTTGGTGATAAAGGAGAAG AACAAAGCCGGAAGAGAAAGGTGGATGGATCTGGAAGCTCTCAGGACAGTGGAGTTGCTCAACCTAGCAAAAAGAGGAAATCATCAGTT GCCTCtgctgataatgatgatgatgatgatgatgacgatgacgaagATGAAGACGACGATGAAGATAAAGAGCCAAGCTGGGAGAAGCGGGAGGCCATGGTGAAGAGACTGCAGAAAAAGTTTCCTGACCAAGACAAGGAG GAGCTGCGGCTGGTGCTGCAGGAACACAACTGGAATGCTGAAGAAGCTCTGCAGGTTCTGCAGATGTTTTCTGAACCAG aTAATAGCAGCTTTAGCTCTCCTGAGTCTGAAGAAGAGAAATCAAGTAAATCAAAGAGCAAAGACAAATCAAGTAGGAAGCACAAAGAGTTGGGGCAACACAAAGATCACAGACACGGTGTAGGGCGGAATGATCCTGGACACTCCAATGAACTTGAACCCCTCAGTGAATCAGATTTTAACAGTGGAGACGACACAGAAACTACAAAAGACAGTGAAGATGAATCTGACCAAAATGAAAGCAAAggtttcaaaaataataatagatgTTCCACTCAGACTACATGGCTTGAAACAAGTTCTCACTCagtgtcttcctcctcttctgtgaAGAATATATCTACCTCAGCGAAGCCCTCATCCTCTTCTGCCAATATGTTGTCCAGATTTGCCAGTGGGACCAGTATAGCTAAGACGCAAGCAGCAGAGAGCAAGAGAAAGGCACGAGCCTCACATgaacatgttattatttctgAGGGGGAAGACGATGACGAAGAGGACACCGTTAGCAGCGAGTTTGACGACTCGGACAATGAGCCAGACTCTGAAAGTGCCATGACCGAAATTAAGAGGGAAGTGCTGAAGTTTTTCCAGGACGCATCAACAGACGAGTTGTCCCTGATCTCTGGGTGTTCTGTCAAAAAGGCCCAGAAAATTGTGGAACTGAGACCCTTCGATAGCTGGAAAGCCTTG GCTGAAGTCTTTCATAAAGATAACGGACTCTCTGAGGACTTACTCCTTGGCTGCAGACTTGTCCTCAAAGAGCGGAAGGTTGTCTTGGGGCTCATGTCCAAATGTGAGACCATTTCCTCAAAAATGGTCCAACGGGTGACGCGGGTGATGGAGACGGGCAGTGGGGTCGCGAAACAGCCCAGCTTACTGAACAGCCA GTTGCAGATGAAACCTTATCAGCTGATTGGTCTGAAGTGGCTGCTCCTTCTGCATGAGCACAAACTGAGTGCCATCCTTGCTGATGAAATG GGTTTGGGCAAAACTATTCAGGCTATAGCGTTTCTGGCCCAGCTGTATGAGAATGGAATAGAGGGTCCTCATCTCATCACTGTGCCTTCATCTACACTGG ATAACTGGGTGAGAGAGCTGAAGCTGTGGTGTCCGACCCTCGGTGTTCTAGTCTATTATG gATCTGTGGAAGATCGCCGCTACCTCAGATATGACATCCTCTCTGGCAAGACTGACTTCAACGTCATAGTGACCAC gtACAACTTGGCTATAGGAAACGACAACGATCGCAGCCTTTTCCGCAAGCTGAATCTGAAGTATGCCGTCTTTGACGAGGGTCATATGCTGAAAAACATGAACACTCTACGCTACCGCCACCTCATGGCCATTAAT GCAGAGCATCGCTTGCTGCTGACAGGAACTCCTTTACAGAACAACCTCTTGGAGCTGATATCGCTCCTGAACTTTATCATGCCCTCTATGTTCTCCAGCTCCACCACACAGCTCTCCAAAATGTTTTCTATg AAATCCCATGAGGAGAGCCGTTTTGAGAGGGATCGCATTTCTCAGGCCAAACTTATCATGAAACCATTTATCCTCCGAAGAGTCAAGAGCGAG GTCCTAAAGCAGCTGCCAGTAAAAGAGGAGAAGGTGGAGTTCTGTTCAATGAGTGAGAAACAGCAGGTGCTGTATGACTCTCTCTTTAAAAAACTCAAGGATTCCACCAGTGGTGCAA acCGCGAGTTGTGTAACGTGATGATGCAGCTGAGGAAAATGGCAAACCATCCGTTGCTTCATAGACAGTACTACACCACAGATAAGCTTAAAGCCATGAGCAAACTCATGCTCAAG GAGCCAACTCACAACGATGCAGATGCTGCTCTGATCCAGGAGGACATGGAGGTGATGTCGGACTTTGAGCTGCATCGTCTGTGTCAGCAGTACTACTCCATCACCTCCTACCAGCTAGACACGGAGCTCCTGCTCGACTCTGGGAAATTTCACTACCTCACGGAGCTGCTGGGCTCTCTCAAAAACAAG GGAGACAGAGTGGTGTTATTTAGTCAGTTCACCATGATGCTGGACATCGTGGAAGTGCTCCTCAGACATCTCAAGCACCGTTACGTCCGACTGGATGGATCCACACCCATAGCTGACAG gaTTGTGTTGATTGATGAGTTCAACACGGACCCTGACATATTTGTGTTCCTGCTGTCAACGCGAGCTGGAGGCCTGGGCATCAATCTCACCTCGGCTAACGTTGTCATTCTGCACGACATCGACTGCAATCCCTACAACGACAAACAGGCAGAGGACAGGTGTCACCGTGTCGGCCAGTCCAG AACTGTAAAGGTGATCAAGTTGATAAGTAAGGACAGCATAGAGGACTGCATTCTGCAGCTGGGCCAGAAGAAGCTCAAGCTTGAGAAGGACATGACGGCTACTGACCAAG aTGGGCAGGCGACCATAACTGAAGATATGGCATCTTTGCTCAAAGCGTCACTGGGATTGTGA
- the smarcad1a gene encoding SWI/SNF-related matrix-associated actin-dependent regulator of chromatin subfamily A containing DEAD/H box 1A isoform X1: MSLFNLDRFRFDKKAASSANKGEDGGSKSPESEKENKPAKMKSVRGPPKPRGVVFEEVDIEDDEVPSEPKTKLTQLASKRKFKNPVVKSSNKVSHHVDDEDSELEAKIDRLLEMFPQLRRAELLEVIEDTSTMDGAVAACLLKFGDKGEEQSRKRKVDGSGSSQDSGVAQPSKKRKSSVASADNDDDDDDDDDEDEDDDEDKEPSWEKREAMVKRLQKKFPDQDKEELRLVLQEHNWNAEEALQVLQMFSEPDNSSFSSPESEEEKSSKSKSKDKSSRKHKELGQHKDHRHGVGRNDPGHSNELEPLSESDFNSGDDTETTKDSEDESDQNESKGFKNNNRCSTQTTWLETSSHSVSSSSSVKNISTSAKPSSSSANMLSRFASGTSIAKTQAAESKRKARASHEHVIISEGEDDDEEDTVSSEFDDSDNEPDSESAMTEIKREVLKFFQDASTDELSLISGCSVKKAQKIVELRPFDSWKALAEVFHKDNGLSEDLLLGCRLVLKERKVVLGLMSKCETISSKMVQRVTRVMETGSGVAKQPSLLNSQLQMKPYQLIGLKWLLLLHEHKLSAILADEMGLGKTIQAIAFLAQLYENGIEGPHLITVPSSTLDNWVRELKLWCPTLGVLVYYGSVEDRRYLRYDILSGKTDFNVIVTTYNLAIGNDNDRSLFRKLNLKYAVFDEGHMLKNMNTLRYRHLMAINAEHRLLLTGTPLQNNLLELISLLNFIMPSMFSSSTTQLSKMFSMKSHEESRFERDRISQAKLIMKPFILRRVKSEVLKQLPVKEEKVEFCSMSEKQQVLYDSLFKKLKDSTSGANRELCNVMMQLRKMANHPLLHRQYYTTDKLKAMSKLMLKEPTHNDADAALIQEDMEVMSDFELHRLCQQYYSITSYQLDTELLLDSGKFHYLTELLGSLKNKGDRVVLFSQFTMMLDIVEVLLRHLKHRYVRLDGSTPIADRIVLIDEFNTDPDIFVFLLSTRAGGLGINLTSANVVILHDIDCNPYNDKQAEDRCHRVGQSRTVKVIKLISKDSIEDCILQLGQKKLKLEKDMTATDQDGQATITEDMASLLKASLGL, translated from the exons ATGAGTTTGTTCAATTTGGACCGTTTTCGTTTCGACAAAAAGGCGGCGTCGTCAGCTAACAAAGGCGAAGACGGCGGCTCTAAGAGTCCAGAATCGGAGAAGGAGAACAAGCCAG CCAAGATGAAATCTGTCAGAGGCCCACCGAAGCCCAGAGGAGTAGTTTTTGAGGAAGTTGACATAGAGGATGATGAGGTCCCCTCAGAACCAAAGACTAAATTGACTCAATTAGCCTCCAAAAGGAAATTCAA GAATCCAGTTGTGAAATCATCAAATAAGGTATCGCATCATgtggatgatgaggacagtgaaTTGGAGGCTAAGATTGACAGGCTTCTCGAGATGTTTCCTCAGTTAAGGAGGGCAGAGCTTCTAGAG GTCATTGAAGACACAAGCACAATGGATGGAGCCGTAGCTGCCTGTCTTTTGAAGTTTGGTGATAAAGGAGAAG AACAAAGCCGGAAGAGAAAGGTGGATGGATCTGGAAGCTCTCAGGACAGTGGAGTTGCTCAACCTAGCAAAAAGAGGAAATCATCAGTT GCCTCtgctgataatgatgatgatgatgatgatgacgatgacgaagATGAAGACGACGATGAAGATAAAGAGCCAAGCTGGGAGAAGCGGGAGGCCATGGTGAAGAGACTGCAGAAAAAGTTTCCTGACCAAGACAAGGAG GAGCTGCGGCTGGTGCTGCAGGAACACAACTGGAATGCTGAAGAAGCTCTGCAGGTTCTGCAGATGTTTTCTGAACCAG aTAATAGCAGCTTTAGCTCTCCTGAGTCTGAAGAAGAGAAATCAAGTAAATCAAAGAGCAAAGACAAATCAAGTAGGAAGCACAAAGAGTTGGGGCAACACAAAGATCACAGACACGGTGTAGGGCGGAATGATCCTGGACACTCCAATGAACTTGAACCCCTCAGTGAATCAGATTTTAACAGTGGAGACGACACAGAAACTACAAAAGACAGTGAAGATGAATCTGACCAAAATGAAAGCAAAggtttcaaaaataataatagatgTTCCACTCAGACTACATGGCTTGAAACAAGTTCTCACTCagtgtcttcctcctcttctgtgaAGAATATATCTACCTCAGCGAAGCCCTCATCCTCTTCTGCCAATATGTTGTCCAGATTTGCCAGTGGGACCAGTATAGCTAAGACGCAAGCAGCAGAGAGCAAGAGAAAGGCACGAGCCTCACATgaacatgttattatttctgAGGGGGAAGACGATGACGAAGAGGACACCGTTAGCAGCGAGTTTGACGACTCGGACAATGAGCCAGACTCTGAAAGTGCCATGACCGAAATTAAGAGGGAAGTGCTGAAGTTTTTCCAGGACGCATCAACAGACGAGTTGTCCCTGATCTCTGGGTGTTCTGTCAAAAAGGCCCAGAAAATTGTGGAACTGAGACCCTTCGATAGCTGGAAAGCCTTG GCTGAAGTCTTTCATAAAGATAACGGACTCTCTGAGGACTTACTCCTTGGCTGCAGACTTGTCCTCAAAGAGCGGAAGGTTGTCTTGGGGCTCATGTCCAAATGTGAGACCATTTCCTCAAAAATGGTCCAACGGGTGACGCGGGTGATGGAGACGGGCAGTGGGGTCGCGAAACAGCCCAGCTTACTGAACAGCCA GTTGCAGATGAAACCTTATCAGCTGATTGGTCTGAAGTGGCTGCTCCTTCTGCATGAGCACAAACTGAGTGCCATCCTTGCTGATGAAATG GGTTTGGGCAAAACTATTCAGGCTATAGCGTTTCTGGCCCAGCTGTATGAGAATGGAATAGAGGGTCCTCATCTCATCACTGTGCCTTCATCTACACTGG ATAACTGGGTGAGAGAGCTGAAGCTGTGGTGTCCGACCCTCGGTGTTCTAGTCTATTATG gATCTGTGGAAGATCGCCGCTACCTCAGATATGACATCCTCTCTGGCAAGACTGACTTCAACGTCATAGTGACCAC gtACAACTTGGCTATAGGAAACGACAACGATCGCAGCCTTTTCCGCAAGCTGAATCTGAAGTATGCCGTCTTTGACGAGGGTCATATGCTGAAAAACATGAACACTCTACGCTACCGCCACCTCATGGCCATTAAT GCAGAGCATCGCTTGCTGCTGACAGGAACTCCTTTACAGAACAACCTCTTGGAGCTGATATCGCTCCTGAACTTTATCATGCCCTCTATGTTCTCCAGCTCCACCACACAGCTCTCCAAAATGTTTTCTATg AAATCCCATGAGGAGAGCCGTTTTGAGAGGGATCGCATTTCTCAGGCCAAACTTATCATGAAACCATTTATCCTCCGAAGAGTCAAGAGCGAG GTCCTAAAGCAGCTGCCAGTAAAAGAGGAGAAGGTGGAGTTCTGTTCAATGAGTGAGAAACAGCAGGTGCTGTATGACTCTCTCTTTAAAAAACTCAAGGATTCCACCAGTGGTGCAA acCGCGAGTTGTGTAACGTGATGATGCAGCTGAGGAAAATGGCAAACCATCCGTTGCTTCATAGACAGTACTACACCACAGATAAGCTTAAAGCCATGAGCAAACTCATGCTCAAG GAGCCAACTCACAACGATGCAGATGCTGCTCTGATCCAGGAGGACATGGAGGTGATGTCGGACTTTGAGCTGCATCGTCTGTGTCAGCAGTACTACTCCATCACCTCCTACCAGCTAGACACGGAGCTCCTGCTCGACTCTGGGAAATTTCACTACCTCACGGAGCTGCTGGGCTCTCTCAAAAACAAG GGAGACAGAGTGGTGTTATTTAGTCAGTTCACCATGATGCTGGACATCGTGGAAGTGCTCCTCAGACATCTCAAGCACCGTTACGTCCGACTGGATGGATCCACACCCATAGCTGACAG gaTTGTGTTGATTGATGAGTTCAACACGGACCCTGACATATTTGTGTTCCTGCTGTCAACGCGAGCTGGAGGCCTGGGCATCAATCTCACCTCGGCTAACGTTGTCATTCTGCACGACATCGACTGCAATCCCTACAACGACAAACAGGCAGAGGACAGGTGTCACCGTGTCGGCCAGTCCAG AACTGTAAAGGTGATCAAGTTGATAAGTAAGGACAGCATAGAGGACTGCATTCTGCAGCTGGGCCAGAAGAAGCTCAAGCTTGAGAAGGACATGACGGCTACTGACCAAG aTGGGCAGGCGACCATAACTGAAGATATGGCATCTTTGCTCAAAGCGTCACTGGGATTGTGA